GACCCAACATAAAGCTTTGCACGGAAAAATGTTCATAGCAAAAGCACCAGAAATTGTGAAAATTAGCGTTGGGATGAAAAGCGCGAAATAGACGCCAAGCATGACCACTGGCAACAACGTTTCCACGATGAAATCGAAGAGGAAGTACATCCTGCGCAGGTCCATCACCTAGGACCTACGCAGGTTAAGTTACAAACAGCAAATGTTTTAATTCCTAACCCTAAGCTATACATCAAAAGATTAGTCTCCAATTAAATCTAGCCTCACGCCTACAACTCTTGTTGCTCCGAACCTCCAGCCTCGTCCTTTTCCCTTAACTCCTCTTCCTTGGCCTGCTCAAAACAGTACCAATAAGAAAATAACCAAGCAAGACGCAGAGTATAAAACAAGAGAGAAAAGTACGAACCTGCACAAGGCGTTCACGGGCAACAAGCCTCGCATAATCACGACTATAAGCTTTTCAAAACTCTTTCATGAAATTTCTCTTCACAACCTTAACTTGTTTCTATGTCTCCTCCACATTGAGCTCCAGGGCTGAAGAAAACTTATAGTTGCGTGCACCGAGTTTCAGAAACTCTGAGCACCCTTCAACCTCAAGCAACTTCAGCATACCCTCACAACACAAGGAGGCAAGGGTTTCGAATCCTCTACAGCCTCAAGACCTTTGCTGAAAGAACCTAACGCTTGATCATTAGAAGAACTTTGACTTAGAAGACTTTTTCTTTTAAGGGCCTCAAGACCAGGAGTCTTGGATTTCTTCCCAACATCAACAACGGCCATGGCAAACAAATCTTcagttttaattttctttttccctttcccTACATTGCTGCCAATTTCCGGAGAGCCTGTAGCACCAGCCTTGCGCATCCGCTTCGAGGGTTTACGACGCTTGACTCGAGGCTCTACTTCTATTCCCATCTCAGAAAATACACGGTTCACTCGGACACCATGTGTAACAATCTTGCGAGCAAACATATATTCATTCTCATGATAAGGACCAAGGATATCAACAGCACATCTCTCAACCTCATCAACAAAAAGATCAGCATTCGCCCCTTCTGGCAAGCTCAAGCCaaagagaggaaaaggaacCGGCTTGTGGTACCACGTTACAATCTCCATCCTTACTTCCTTCGGCGTCCACCCATGGGAAAGGGGCCAAATGTCCACAGTCATAAATTCTTCAAAATCCTCTTCGTCAACAGCTAAACACGCAACAACAAAAGCATTCTCGCAAGTCCGAAAACTTTTCGTCCTCTCGAAAGTGGGAACCGATATAATGTTAAGAGGAGACATCGAATTATAGAATGGGTAAAATGGCTGACCAAACCAGAAGCCTCGGACATATGAACCTTGACATAAAACCAATAAGCAAGCCACTCATCATCCCATATGTTCTTCTGAGCTATAGAGAGCTCGATTCTAAAAATCTTCTTATTTTCATTCTTCCTTCGGGTCATGAATGTACAACAACCAAACTGAGTCTCGAaagcctcctcctcatcgtcaatTGAACTTTCTTTTTCTGAATATGAAGCTCATAGAGCCTCGCAAAATCATCCACATCAACAACCCCACCAAAGGTGCGCTTGACCTAGAAAAACTTGGAGAGTGTCACAAAAGCATTAGGCGTAAGCTGGTGAAGCTTGGCCCCATACCTGTTCAAGATTTGAGGCAACATCTCATCACATGGAAAATGTAGGCCGACAGTGATAAAATCCCCGAAAACCATGGCCTCGCCAGGATTGGGTTTCAGCATAACCTCTTCGCTAGAGGCCTCGCCACGTCCTTGGGAAAATAGCCTTTGCTAACATAAAAGTCTGTCATATTCTAAGAAACCAGCGAACAGCCAAAGCGAAGCATCGGCGCATAAGTCTCCTTGCCGGCCATGAGCTCCGAAGGATCAGCCTCGACGTTGGTCAGATCCTATCCACTGTCAGTATCACAAGAAATTTCTAGATGTGTTGAGAATCCTCGCTATCCTTCTCATGTTGTGAACCCTCATGATACTCCCGATGCTGAAAATCCTCGCGGCCCTCCTGTCGCTCGGGAGCATCCCCATGCAGCCTCGCTTGCTCTTCCAGCTCTTTAGGAGTCATTAACCTTGTAGTTTGCATAATACGAGCTAGCTGGATAACATACAAAAGTAAATCAAACAGCAAGTGAAAGAGCGAAAGTAGAAAAGAACGGAAGAAAAGGATAAGAATAATACCTTCGAAGCTAGAAAGATTAATGCAAGGAGCAGAAAAGCACGAATCTCAAAACGCTACAACGACATCGAACAAGTTCTTAGCAAGACGCGAGAACAACCTCGAGCAACCCATACCCCGCCTTTTATAGGGAGTTAGCGGGTGCGAAGGGACGGCTCGAACCGCGATCCAAAGCTGAAGTGGCATCCAATTAAAAAATGACACGTAAGATGTCAACAGTTACCGTTGGCTCTTTTCTCCTCCGACGCTCGAGGGTGACGTTTTTGGTGAGCGATCTCAAGATTCGCAGATTCGGCCCATCGGAGTCGACCCTCGCCcatgaggggctactgttggggatcgccaaaaGGTCAGTTACCCTCGAACGTCGATCGCAATCTTAGAAAAATCCCCTAACCTCGCAAGTTGCACATTGGAAACAAGAAAGAACAAAACCCTTTAGCCTCGTATGTCCAACAGAGGCACCTCGAAGTAATGATTTCGAACCCTCGCATCATCTTAAGCCCAACTAGGACTCGAGGGTAACAATTGGCTTCAACAATGACCAACTTATGTTTAGCTAACCCTTGAGAGTTCGGAATCATTACGAGACACCAAGCTTTCATCCTTATATTCTTTACTCTGGAATAGCACTCGGAAGGAAGCCACTCAAGGTTAAAGGTCTTTCAGCAAAGCTCAATGAAGCAGAAGCCTCGAGGCTGGACGTTCGGTTTAAAACGTGGATAAAGACTCGAGGCTAGGCGCTCATCTCAAAATGAAGATGAAGTCCCAAGGTTAGAAAGCGGAAGGCGTGAGAAATGTGACCACGTGAAAAACTTTAACTTGTATATGTATTTCTCAATGACCTTTATGGTATATCCTAAGAAATATAATGGTTGAGTAAGAATATTTTTAGAAGTAGGTATTAGAATACTGTAAAAGTAAAAGGGGAGACCTATCCGTAGGGTCAATACTTTTTTTCAATTGAGAGGAAGGCTCTGTGTCATTTATAACCTAAATCACTTGTTGGACACCAATAGATTTTCATCGAGCCGTCAAAAGCGAGCGTAGCATCGCGTTTCCGGAGCCTTCCcgagcgccgcctccctcgaccCGTCACCGCTTCCCCGCCTCGCAGCCGCGGCCCCACGTGATgggctcgccggcgcggcgatCGTCCAGGCGGCAGCTGTGGCGGGGGTCCCTATTGCCATGTACGCCTCTCCCGCTGTTGCCTTCACTGCCGCCATGGTTTGTCTTCCTGGCGCTCGCCGTCTCTGTCGCGGGGACGAGCTTCCTTTCCCACGCCCGGCGCCGGCTGCCTCAGCTACGTCTCTGTCTCTTCCGTGGAGACTGGAGCACCGTCGGCCGGAGTCCAATACCTGCTGCGGGGAGGTCAAGGCTGCTGTGGACTGCCTCATCAGCTCCATCACGACGCCTTCAGCAATTACCACAGTGAGCACCGCCAGCGTTTTTCCTCATCCTGGCAACTAGAcccttggcggcggcgcgtggaaGTCGCATGTGTCCGGGCCAATTTGCTGTCATTGTAGCCTAGTAGATCGGCCCAGCGCGTAGCGCGCCATCAGCGCTCATGAGGGCCGACGCTCGGAAATTTGAACCCAGGCCGATTCTAGCCCGCCGGTCCAATAGAATCATGCCACGGGAGAGAATATGAGATGCTCGGGGAACGGGCCGCCATTTCCTCACTACCTTCCCCAGCGCGCGTGATGCGCATAGTGGTTCCGTCGAGCGGGCCCGCTTTCCTTGCGCTGCAGTCTGCGGACCTGCACTCTGCAGTCGTCGGCGGCGCGAGCAGCAACAACCATCCGTACGCATGCCGCGTTCGTTCGTCGATGCCGCCACTCCTCCGCGTACCTTtctgccgctcgccgccgccgatctcgCAGGCGCTCTTCTTCCCTTGCCTGCGGCACACCACGTCCACATCTAGCTATCCACAGCGCTCTTCCGTCTGCTCCGTCCACTACATAATTAACACCTACCAAGCTTACTCCGCCGAATCTCTGCTCCTCCCAGCTGTTCGATCAAATGCCCCAGTGGGCTTGTTTCTCTGTGGTTGTTTGCAGTAGTTCACCAACTTCAGGTCATGAAGATACCATTACCTGTCGCAGTCGCCGTGACACAACTACAACTCCAATGTTACAACTTTTTGGTACAAGACTATTCGTTGAACATGAACTAAATGTATATGACTCTGTGATAACTTCTGATATGCAGTGGCGAAATGTTGCCTCAACttttggaggaggagaagaagaatatCTTGGCGCTGAAAGGTTAGAACTGAACTTTTGGGCTATATATGCACATGTACCTGCATTATAATAATTGCAATTGAATCTTATTCCTAGTGAAAACGACAAGTGTATGAGTAGATACCAGTATTTTGTATTTCAGTCTACTAATTTTTTCAAATGGTTGCAAAGTAGAGATTTGACTCGATTTATATAGTTATGTTATTCCGCTACTTTGTCAATAATAATGTTTCTACTAGGTAAGGGAAAACGAACTAAAACAATTTCCCTCGTTACAAACATTATGAAAtaggatttctttttcttggatgAAACTAAAAAAGGTTGGTGAATATTTACTGGCATGTCCTTAAGATGATGAGTTGGTTTTCCACCATTGGGATTAGCTAAAGATTTATTTGATGGATGGTGTTGAATTGGTATGTTACATATCTTGCTTTTTGCACATTCATTTATAAATTTTTGCATCTCATGCATTCATGTTTTTCAGGTTGTTAGCACAATGGTGTGAAGTAACAAGTTTATAGGACTTCAACTTAGCACAATGTTTTTCCGGGATCTGCACATGCCTGTACAGGTATAGGACTTCGTTTATGTGATTTTTAAGTAAAAACTGCATCTGCTCATTTTCTGATAAAGGCTATATTGATTAATCCAAATACATCTGGCTGTATTGAGCTTCCATGGAAGATAGATTTCTTTCAAACGCATACTGAGTATATCCATAGTCTAGTATCACAATCATAGCTACTACACGATAAGGCCAAGACAAAAATACAGCCATGCTGGAATTTCGGGGCTCCTGTCCCAATTCCCAACAATACACCATCAATGACGTGTCCATAGCTATGGCAACAGCTAGAGCTGATTACACTCCATGACTGTCTCGTGAGCAATGAACATAAGTAAATTGGCATCCAAGCACACAGTAATTGTGTGGGCCGTAAAATCATTCAACTTGGATAATATGAACTGTGCTGCTAGAGGGATTGGTCTCACTGCTGGTAGGGTGCATAGGAGAGAAGATTGAAGACATTGAAGAGTCAGGCAGAGGGTCGACTTTCACAACACCTTCTAGCATCTGCACCACTTTGCGCATCCTTGGCCTCATTGATGAGTCCTGCAGGCACCAGATCGCCACATGTGAGAATCTCTTCACGCTTTCCATATCTGCCAGTGCTTCGCTCTCTCCCTGCACTAACTCCTCAAACCTCCCACTCCTGATCAAGCTCTCTGCCTCTCTCAAACAGAACATGATTCTGGGATCCTGATCTTTAGGAGGTGGCTGCTTTCCTTTGGCTCTTTTGCAGCATATCATTTCGAGCAGTACAACACCAAAGCTATACACGTCCACCTTACTTCTTACGTTGCCTACACCAAACCATTCAGGTGCTATATATGGCATTGTACCTGCAAGTGTGTTGGTGAATGTTTGCTGTGTCTTCTGGTCTCCAAGTAGCTTTGCGATGCCAAAGTCTGTTATCTTTGGTATATGTTTGTCATCAAATAGTATATTGTCGGGCTTGATGTCGCAGTGGATGATTTTTGGATTGCAGCCTTCGTGTAGGTACTCCAGCCCTTTGGCTATGCCTATTGCCGCCTCTGAGAGGCagctccaacatggccgtttggaCCTGATGATGAAATTGGCTAAGGTGCCACCTTGCATGTACTCGAAGACCAGCTTCCGGTCCGTACCTTCTTTGCAGTACCCAATCATGCGAACCAGGTTGCAGTGGTGAATCTGGCCGATAGATCTCACCTCATTTTCAAAATCCTTCTCACTGTATTCATTTGACCCAATGAGTTCCTTTACTGCGACATGAGGTGGATTTAAATAACTCAACTTACCCTGGTATACTTTGCCAAAGCTTCCTTTGCCcagttccttttttttgtttttagttGCTCGTTTAAGTTCCTTGCTAGTGAAAATTCTCAGACCTGGTTGGTTCCTTTTAGCCATCTTACTGATGTTGATTTGCCATAGGATATAGATGATAGAGGCTGAAAGTAAAAATGCAATACCTATGGTTATGTAGAACCATATACTTCTCACTGATGCTGGTACCGGGAGTGGGTCTGGAACTGGGACAGAAGTATTTGCTCGTATTTTGATCAGTGCTGTCATGCTGGTGTCTTGTGTCACCTTCCCGGCTGTTAGCATCCCCATAAACATGCAACTACTTCCATCGATCAATACGGCTTTGCAGAAGCAGTCTTCTAAGCAGGAGGAATTGCATTGCTCTAATGTGgttgtagatgttaatataaACTTCTTATATGTTGATTGATTACTCCAGGAAGTGTAGGGCACCTGCATTGTCATGAATTCAGTGGAGTTTTCTTTCCCGTTGCAGGTGTGGGGTACAAAGTTCGGCCTGCAACCTTTGTATTTATGTTGTTCATCCACAAAAACATACCCATATGGGCATTCACAATCTAGGCGCTCCTCTTTGTCTATGGTGCAGTATGCATTTGGCCCACACATACCTTCTAAACCGAAGTTGGTTCTCCTGCTGCATCCATCACCCGGGAATTGACTGAACACATCCCACAAGCTGCTATCGGTGTTATTCTTTTGATGGACATAGACACGGATGGTGCCATCTGGATCCAGTGCTGCGTAATGGTAGTACATCTCAAAGGAGTTCAGTGGCCGCTCCGTTGTCAGGTAGACAGGCTCAGTGTTGTTATTGATGAAAGTGTAGTAGAGGTTCCCGGAGTCATTGAAGAAAAGAGTCGGTGCCATTTTCTTACCGTTTGTCATAGCAGCCCAGTATGGAGCACCTAAATCACTTGGAACATCTATTTCCTTCATGTACAAAACGATATTGCCATCATCTTGAAGATTCAGAGTAAAACGCCCAGGAGAGAAATCTGTATCTGTGTTCCTCGATTGAAGATATTCTCCTGGTCTATTGCTCATGTTTTGGCCTGGGAGGAGGGTGTCGGTAGGATTGCTGAAGCTCTCCCAAGGTACACCATCTTTGGAAATGAGTTGGAGGTTGCCGGAGTCCTGGAGGACGAGAGCAGAGCCGAATGGGTTGCTAGGACTCCATAGTTCACTCTGGCCGTCGACAAGGGAGACCCGACCAGTTTCAGCGAACTTGAGGACAGACTGCTTCGTGGCAATCACTGTGCGGTTCGAGGTCAAATCTCTTGCGAACCACACAACCTTCTTGTTTGCGGAATCGGGTGCACCGAAGTTGAACCATATGGCGAGGAGGAGCTGGTTTGAGTTGTTGCTAGGATCAATGTTGCAGAAGCCAAAGACGAAGATGCCTGAGGAGCTGGTCAGGTATTGAGTGGATGTCATGGTGGATCCAATTGTGAGCTGGTTGGTTTCGGCAGCAGTGGCCATGAACAAATGAGGTTGCTCTAGTAATGAGATGATGAGAAGGATGAGAGCCAGGCAGCAGAGTACAAAGGAAAGCAATGGCTCCATAGTTGGTGGTCAAGTTTTTTCTTGCTTCCTCACTTCACACATATATAGAACCGTTGGCTGTTCGTATGCTGTCTAATGTTTTTTTAACAGTGAACCATATTATTTTAATCATTGGATTATCCTTCAAACATCTCTCTTATATATTCTTGTTTTTGTTACAAGAATGACTAAACAACTACTGAAGAGAGAAATGACTGTAGTCTGTAGATAGAGTCCTTCATCAGAACACAGTAGCTAATCTATTTTGGAAGACCAAGGTGGAGAACAAATGTTTAGTTTTTGCGTCGCTCTTGGTGCAAAATAAACTCAATATGGCAGATAAATTACAAATGAAAAGGTTGGTGATATAATAGCCACCGTCTTCTCTGTGCCCAAGGGGAGGGACGGAGACTGCAAGCCATATTTGCCGTGACAGCGTCTTTGCCTGGATTCTTTGGGAAGAACGGAGTCAGAGGACGTTCCAAggggcctctctctctctccagggAACGTGCCAAGAGATGAATGCTGGCTAACATATGGGTGCCCTGCAGTTGACTTAGTCGCATGTAAACCAGCGATGCTTTCATGGTGCTCCTTTTTCTTAGAGTTG
Above is a genomic segment from Setaria viridis chromosome 4, Setaria_viridis_v4.0, whole genome shotgun sequence containing:
- the LOC117853641 gene encoding G-type lectin S-receptor-like serine/threonine-protein kinase LECRK3, with protein sequence MTSTQYLTSSSGIFVFGFCNIDPSNNSNQLLLAIWFNFGAPDSANKKVVWFARDLTSNRTVIATKQSVLKFAETGRVSLVDGQSELWSPSNPFGSALVLQDSGNLQLISKDGVPWESFSNPTDTLLPGQNMSNRPGEYLQSRNTDTDFSPGRFTLNLQDDGNIVLYMKEIDVPSDLGAPYWAAMTNGKKMAPTLFFNDSGNLYYTFINNNTEPVYLTTERPLNSFEMYYHYAALDPDGTIRVYVHQKNNTDSSLWDVFSQFPGDGCSRRTNFGLEGMCGPNAYCTIDKEERLDCECPYGYVFVDEQHKYKGCRPNFVPHTCNGKENSTEFMTMQVPYTSWSNQSTYKKFILTSTTTLEQCNSSCLEDCFCKAVLIDGSSCMFMGMLTAGKVTQDTSMTALIKIRANTSVPVPDPLPVPASVRSIWFYITIGIAFLLSASIIYILWQINISKMAKRNQPGLRIFTSKELKRATKNKKKELGKGSFGKVYQGKLSYLNPPHVAVKELIGSNEYSEKDFENEVRSIGQIHHCNLVRMIGYCKEGTDRKLVFEYMQGGTLANFIIRSKRPCWSCLSEAAIGIAKGLEYLHEGCNPKIIHCDIKPDNILFDDKHIPKITDFGIAKLLGDQKTQQTFTNTLAGTMPYIAPEWFGVGNVRSKVDVYSFGVVLLEMICCKRAKGKQPPPKDQDPRIMFCLREAESLIRSGRFEELVQGESEALADMESVKRFSHVAIWCLQDSSMRPRMRKVVQMLEGVVKVDPLPDSSMSSIFSPMHPTSSETNPSSSTVHIIQVE